A genomic stretch from Maniola hyperantus chromosome 22, iAphHyp1.2, whole genome shotgun sequence includes:
- the LOC117992728 gene encoding ecdysone oxidase-like, giving the protein MYYKVFAAKFRVFIRTAIDRPWVKWLLRLLTFLEVIASVGWPESFPLRDGYKFDFIVVGAGSGGATVATRLSEVPHWKVLLLEAGGDPPSASVIPSTYGLIMHSEYDWDHGADLDPGTGQVHVDGKIYMGGGKMLGGSSSSNALIYARGAPEDFEDWNKIAPGWDWDTVLHYYKKLEHMTDHSVLQNPYNAHYHSTSGPVAISRPRANDYYEKVNDQVLSSWEEMGIKRLLETNGPEILGASRPHFTFSKGRRSSTAEAYLRPTKDRPNFYITKFARVIKVLIDSSTLRAYGVKVLLKTGEIVTLYANIEVILSAGTIGTPKLLMLSGIGPREVLEPFNIHTIADLPVGKNLQDHLFVTLVIKGQKGLQTAVQNLLAPGELDKFPLPLQTGFIRLNGSVSKYYGKNKPHIQIFNIRVGATAAPVLLFGCRVIGNLTEDYCYSVSKANVYREIDLMNLLLLHPKSRGQVRLRSSDPLVAPLVEIGFFRNIKDVAIMVEAIKFMLRITETSYYRKVGGAVAQLDVNGCEGLHHGTDEYWACYAVNTVNSLQHPVGTCPMGPDGVVDERLRVHKIKGLRVVDASIMPLSPSGNTNAPTMMIGEKAADMIKEDHNVIHSHNDNHYG; this is encoded by the exons ATGGATACAAATTCGACTTCATCGTGGTCGGCGCTGGTTCGGGAGGCGCTACCGTCGCCACGAGGCTCAGCGAAGTGCCGCATTGGAAGGTGCTGCTGCTTGAAGCAGGGGGTGATCCTCCATCTGCCAGtgtg ATACCGAGTACGTATGGACTTATTATGCACTCAGAGTATGATTGGGATCACGGCGCAGACCTCGATCCGGGAACTGGACAGGTCCATGTCGATGGAAAAATCTACATGGGCGGGGGGAAGATGCTAGGAGGATCATCGTCAAGTAACGCGCTAATTTACGCGCGAGGAGCTCCAGAAGATTTCGAAGATTGGAACAAAATAGCTCCAGGCTGGGATTGGGATACAGTTTTACATTATTACAAAAAGCTCGAACACATGACAGATCACTCAGTTTTACAGAATCCATACAATGCTCACTATCATTCAACTTCTGGCCCTGTCGCTATATCACGACCAAGAGCAAACGACTATTACGAAAAAGTAAATGACCAAGTTTTAAGTTCATGGGAAGAAATGGGAATAAAACGACTGTTAGAAACAAATGGACCTGAAATATTAGGAGCCTCTCGACCACACTTCACCTTCTCTAAAGGTAGAAGATCGAGTACCGCTGAAGCGTATTTACGACCTACCAAAGACAGACCAAACTTTTACATTACAAAATTTGCAAGAGTTATCAAAGTGTTAATAGATTCATCAACTTTACGAGCATACGGTGTCAAAGTTCTGCTTAAAACTGGAGAAATTGTAACACTATATGCTAATATTGAGGTGATTTTATCTGCTGGCACCATAGGTACACCAAAACTTCTAATGCTATCGGGAATAGGTCCTCGTGAAGTACTGGAACCATTTAATATTCACACTATCGCTGACCTTCCAGTTGGTAAAAATCTTCAGGACCATTTATTTGTAACTCTAGTTATAAAAGGTCAAAAAGGTTTACAAACAGCCGTTCAGAATTTGTTGGCCCCTGGTGAATTAGATAAGTTTCCACTACCCCTGCAAACCGGTTTCATACGGCTCAACGGTTCTGTTAGCAAGTATTATGGCAAAAACAAACCTCATATTCAGATTTTCAACATTCGCGTCGGCGCTACAGCAGCTCCAGTTCTTTTGTTTGGTTGTCGAGTAATAGGTAACTTAACTGAAGATTACTGTTATTCAGTGAGTAAAGCCAACGTTTATCGTGAAATAGATCTTATGAACTTGCTCCTACTCCATCCAAAATCAAGAGGTCAAGTAAGATTGAGAAGTAGCGACCCTTTAGTTGCTCCATTGGTAGAAATAGGATTCTTTAGAAATATAAAAGATGTGGCAATAATGGTGGAAGCTATAAAATTTATGCTAAGGATAACTGAAACTTCGTATTACAGAAAAGTGGGCGGAGCAGTCGCTCAATTAGACGTTAATGGTTGTGAAGGACTTCATCACGGAACCGATGAATACTGGGCATGCTATGCTGTCAATACTGTGAATTCATTGCAGCATCCCGTAGGGACGTGTCCAATGGGGCCAGATGGAGTAGTCGATGAACGATTAAGGGTTCATAAGATCAAAGGACTACGGGTTGTAGACGCCTCGATTATGCCTCTAAGTCCTAGTGGAAACACCAACGCGCCAACGATGATGATAGGTGAGAAAGCAGCAGATATGATTAAAGAAGATCACAATGTAATACATTCACACAACGATAATCATTACGGGTAG